The following nucleotide sequence is from Mycobacterium sp. 3519A.
TCTTCAGCGCTTCGACCAATGCCTCGCCCACCAACGCCCCCGATTGTGGATTCTGTCCGGTGATCAGGCGGCCGTCGACGACGACTTTCGGCTGCCACGGATCGGTCGCTTCATAGAGCGCGCCTTCCGCCCGCAGGTCCGTCTCGAGGTCGAACGGGATGTCCTGATCGGCATAACCGTCTTCCTCGGCGGTGGAGAAAGAGGTGAGCTTGCGACCGCGCACCAGCGGTGTGCCGTCATCGAGCGTGACCCCGAGAAATGCCGACGGACCGTGGCACACGGCCGAGACGATCATGCCCGCGTTCCAGGCGCGAATGACGGTGGATTGCACCTCCGGGTTGCGCGCGATGTCGACCAGTGGACCGAGACCGCCAGGGAAGAAGACCGCGTCGTAGTCGAGCACATCCACGTCCGACAGCCTGCGACTGCGGGAGAGCCGCCGGTAGGCCTTCGTGTCGAGGAAGTCGGTCTGGCTCGTGTCGTCACCGTCGAATCCGTCCTCCGGCGGCTTCCCCCCTTGCGGTGTAGCGAACTCGACCGCGATACCGGCACGGTCCAGCGCCTGGACCGGATGGGCGATCTCGGGAAAGAAGAATCCCGTCGGCCGATGGTGCGGACCGATGTGCGCGGCGTTGGTTGCGACAAACAGTACGTATGGAACACCCACGACCTTCTCCTTGACCTGCGATATCCGACCGTCGGACCTCCGCAGCACACCACGAACGCGCGGATCCGGGCGCGCTCCGCTCGGGTTCCCGCGCGGAACGGACAATCGCCGAGCAGGAATGGGCTATCGGGCTGCCGCCGCCGATGCGGCGCGGGCATGGTCGGTCGATCACCAAGCCGGACTGTGCGTCCAGCGCGCCGAACGGTTTCTCGCCGGACTCGGCTGACCGTCCGTGCGGTGATCCACTGCCCGTCAACTGATCGTCAACTGCTTCCGAATACGTTCGGCACATGCAGACGATGCGCGCGGCACGGATCCATCGCTTCAACCAACCGTTGGAGGTCGACGAAGTTCCAGTCCCCGATGCGGGGCCGAATCAGGTGCTGATCAAGGTCGCGGCGGCGGGGATGTGCCGCAGTGACTACCAGCTTCTGGATGGCTACTTCCGAGACGGCTCGCCCGTGGAGTTGCCGTTCATCCCGGGACATGAGGTTGCCGGCAACATCGCGGCATTGGGTT
It contains:
- a CDS encoding type 1 glutamine amidotransferase domain-containing protein, which encodes MGVPYVLFVATNAAHIGPHHRPTGFFFPEIAHPVQALDRAGIAVEFATPQGGKPPEDGFDGDDTSQTDFLDTKAYRRLSRSRRLSDVDVLDYDAVFFPGGLGPLVDIARNPEVQSTVIRAWNAGMIVSAVCHGPSAFLGVTLDDGTPLVRGRKLTSFSTAEEDGYADQDIPFDLETDLRAEGALYEATDPWQPKVVVDGRLITGQNPQSGALVGEALVEALKMIP